A genomic region of Pararge aegeria chromosome 11, ilParAegt1.1, whole genome shotgun sequence contains the following coding sequences:
- the LOC120627744 gene encoding coiled-coil domain-containing protein 97, translated as MVDSSVSSSNEQDTCEIDPIYDIIDYLVRCANISFKNSHNTKAEIRTREQILVAYELYTQSPTQFLYQFGKYLSPNHLNYFETIQSNNTNKNFKICIEQLKLYHSNDCKNKRIRNRRYKAMQKLQDSSDYFSDKQMMYRNPLLYEQLVGQYLTDDEKIERDGVDNENLTFLSMILETVDRNEMRETKNKQMLIEDASSATEALPDAQDVEGGSCGKEKKWGDFDIPDTKPNYMPEPQKQSMINSNERNLLREEFLQEMYSSFIEGRDLDFDYNSVDNNEEYDDLQQISQDAEDKYFDSEDNDAETLEEHMQHVQEYGRKNSSDSNSDPLDVFMQHISNKLQKI; from the coding sequence ATGGTAGACTCTAGTGTTTCATCCTCAAACGAACAAGATACATGTGAAATAGATCCTATTTATGATATAATTGATTACTTGGTAAGGTGTGCAAacatatcttttaaaaattctcATAATACTAAAGCAGAAATACGGACAAGAGAACAAATTCTAGTGGCTTATGAACTCTATACCCAATCACCTACTCAGTTTTTATATCAATTTGGCAAGTATTTATCACCAaaccatttaaattatttcgaaACCATTCAAAGTAACAATACCAATAAGAATTTCAAGATTTGTATTgaacagttaaaattatatcattcaaatgattgtaaaaataaacgaattCGAAACAGACGATACAAAGCTATGCAGAAGTTGCAAGACAGTTCAGATTATTTTAGTGACAAACAAATGATGTATCGCAATCCATTATTGTATGAACAGCTTGTAGGACAGTACCTGACAGATGATGAAAAAATTGAACGGGATGGGGTTGATAATGAAAACTTGACTTTTCTAAGTATGATATTAGAAACTGTTGACAGAAATGAAATgagagaaacaaaaaataaacaaatgcttATTGAGGATGCAAGCTCAGCAACAGAAGCTCTACCAGATGCCCAAGATGTAGAAGGTGGGTCATGTGGCAAAGAAAAGAAATGGGGAGATTTTGACATACCAGATACAAAGCCAAACTACATGCCTGAACCTCAAAAACAATCTATGATAAATTCAAATGAAAGAAATCTTTTAAGAGAAGAGTTTTTGCAAGAAATGTATAGTAGTTTTATTGAAGGCAGAGATTTAGATTTTGATTACAACAGCGTGGACAATAATGAGGAGTATGATGATTTACAGCAAATTTCTCAAGATGCTGAAGACAAATACTTTGACTCTGAAGACAATGATGCAGAAACATTAGAGGAGCATATGCAACATGTCCAAGAATATGGAAGAAAGAATTCTAGTGATAGTAATAGTGATCCTCTAGATGTTTTCATGCAACACATTTCAAATaaacttcaaaaaatttaa